The following coding sequences are from one Collimonas arenae window:
- a CDS encoding DUF349 domain-containing protein has protein sequence MDGLEKSLEDGALQAATDFDKTLRAIDFKAHKPSAAQLSRLTQARSELTRLQGWARWGGNVSREELTKAAQELLGQELALAELAKKIGSLRARWKSLDGSSGSAPKVLWESFDAACTTAYAPVAAHFQQQAEQRQANLVNARALIDDVQQYAQAALPLETVDGVAPDWKAIAQFCQQKQQAWKSQGPINRSEKKALDGAFAAAMQGLLTPLAAQQRSEIARRERLIDEAAQLPANQRDTADRVRELQQRWQEQAKALPLPRQDEQELWLRFRAACDAIFAQRKESASSADAERRDNLRLREEQCALLEAASAEPEAVLPKLLQQAQQEWARAGQVPRAEQAQIEARFQEAITAIRRAWSKAAIRPHWRKPTPCATS, from the coding sequence TTGGATGGCCTGGAGAAATCCCTGGAAGACGGCGCCTTGCAAGCCGCGACGGATTTCGACAAGACCTTGCGCGCCATTGATTTCAAGGCGCACAAACCAAGCGCGGCGCAATTAAGCCGTCTGACGCAGGCGCGAAGCGAATTGACCCGTTTGCAAGGCTGGGCACGCTGGGGCGGTAATGTCTCGCGTGAGGAATTGACCAAGGCGGCACAGGAGCTGCTCGGACAAGAACTGGCGCTGGCTGAGCTGGCCAAGAAAATCGGTAGCCTGCGAGCTCGCTGGAAGTCGCTAGACGGTAGTTCAGGATCGGCGCCGAAAGTGTTGTGGGAAAGTTTTGACGCCGCTTGCACGACTGCCTATGCGCCAGTCGCCGCGCATTTCCAGCAACAGGCCGAACAGCGCCAGGCGAATCTGGTCAATGCGCGTGCGTTGATCGACGACGTGCAGCAATACGCGCAAGCTGCTCTGCCGCTGGAGACGGTTGACGGAGTAGCACCTGACTGGAAAGCCATCGCGCAGTTTTGCCAGCAGAAACAGCAGGCCTGGAAGAGTCAAGGGCCAATCAATCGCAGCGAAAAGAAAGCACTCGATGGTGCGTTTGCCGCTGCGATGCAGGGCCTGTTGACACCGCTGGCGGCGCAGCAGCGAAGCGAAATTGCCCGGCGCGAAAGATTGATTGACGAAGCGGCGCAACTGCCGGCCAACCAGCGCGATACGGCGGATCGCGTGCGTGAGTTGCAGCAGCGTTGGCAGGAACAGGCCAAAGCCTTGCCGCTGCCGCGCCAGGATGAGCAGGAATTGTGGCTGCGTTTTCGTGCCGCCTGCGATGCCATTTTTGCACAGCGCAAGGAATCGGCCTCCAGCGCCGATGCGGAGCGGCGCGACAATCTGCGGCTGCGCGAAGAGCAATGCGCCTTGTTGGAAGCCGCGTCCGCCGAACCGGAAGCGGTGCTGCCCAAACTTCTGCAGCAGGCCCAGCAGGAATGGGCGCGCGCTGGCCAAGTGCCGCGTGCCGAACAGGCACAGATCGAGGCGCGTTTTCAGGAGGCGATCACTGCAATCCGGCGCGCCTGGAGCAAAGCCGCCATAAGGCCGCATTGGCGCAAGCCGACGCCTTGCGCGACAAGCTGA
- a CDS encoding 2-hydroxyacid dehydrogenase: MKPKILMARAVFPEVIAGLQQYFEVESNQEDRIFSAAELASRLQDKDGVIATASERISAELLAASPRLKAVCNQAVGYNNIDVVAATKAGVMVTNTPDVLNETTADFGWALLMATARRVTESEHWLRAGHWKQWRYDSFLGADVHGATLGIIGMGRIGQAIARRSLGFDMQVLYHNRSRLSPELEARANQARYVGKEELLRQADHVILVLPYSKESHHTIGAAELALMKPGATLVNLARGGIVDDLALIAALRDHKIAAAGLDVFENEPALHPDFLDLSNVVLTPHIASASEPTRRAMADCAARNLLAALLPDKDRPFPPNLLNPEVLGKVMLADK, from the coding sequence ATGAAACCAAAGATATTGATGGCGCGTGCCGTGTTTCCAGAAGTGATTGCCGGCTTGCAGCAGTATTTCGAAGTCGAGAGCAATCAGGAAGATCGTATTTTCAGCGCCGCCGAACTGGCGTCCCGGTTGCAGGACAAGGACGGTGTGATCGCCACCGCCAGCGAACGCATCTCGGCGGAATTGCTGGCTGCTAGTCCGCGCTTGAAGGCGGTTTGCAACCAGGCGGTCGGCTACAACAATATCGATGTCGTAGCGGCGACCAAGGCAGGCGTGATGGTCACCAACACGCCCGATGTGCTTAACGAAACCACTGCGGACTTCGGCTGGGCGTTGCTGATGGCGACCGCCCGGCGCGTGACGGAATCCGAACATTGGCTGCGTGCTGGGCATTGGAAGCAATGGCGCTACGACAGTTTTTTGGGCGCAGACGTGCATGGCGCCACGCTCGGTATCATCGGCATGGGCCGCATTGGCCAGGCGATTGCGCGGCGTTCGCTAGGCTTCGACATGCAGGTCCTGTATCACAACCGGTCGCGGCTATCGCCGGAACTGGAGGCGCGCGCCAACCAGGCGCGTTACGTTGGCAAGGAGGAATTGCTGCGGCAGGCCGACCATGTGATTCTGGTGCTGCCGTATTCGAAGGAGTCGCACCACACCATTGGTGCCGCTGAATTGGCGTTGATGAAGCCGGGGGCGACGTTGGTGAACCTGGCGCGCGGCGGCATTGTCGATGACCTTGCCTTGATTGCCGCCTTGCGCGACCACAAAATTGCAGCGGCTGGACTTGACGTGTTCGAGAACGAACCGGCCTTGCATCCGGATTTCCTGGACTTGTCGAATGTGGTGCTGACGCCGCATATCGCCAGTGCCTCAGAGCCAACGCGACGGGCCATGGCGGATTGCGCCGCGCGTAATTTGCTGGCGGCTTTGTTGCCGGATAAAGATCGGCCGTTTCCGCCCAATTTACTCAATCCGGAAGTGCTGGGCAAGGTCATGCTGGCTGATAAATAA
- a CDS encoding acyl-CoA-binding protein, whose amino-acid sequence MTLQAQFEQAQADSKTLSERPDNMTMLKLYALFKQGSSGDVQGDRPGMTDFVGRAKWDAWNELKGTSQEAAQQQYIDLVEGLKD is encoded by the coding sequence ATGACCCTCCAAGCCCAATTCGAGCAAGCCCAGGCCGACTCCAAGACACTAAGCGAGCGCCCGGACAACATGACGATGCTGAAACTGTACGCGCTATTCAAGCAGGGCAGCAGCGGCGACGTCCAGGGCGATCGCCCTGGCATGACCGATTTTGTCGGCCGCGCCAAATGGGATGCATGGAATGAGCTGAAAGGCACAAGCCAGGAAGCGGCACAACAACAGTACATCGATCTAGTTGAAGGCTTGAAAGACTAA
- a CDS encoding cytochrome D1 domain-containing protein: MPAFVRRSIVAACGLLIALSTFAAPATPVAPAASTAGNVVVVLNSRDATITLLDQSTYKEINTFPVGKEPHHLMPTPDNKSLIVAAATGNSLLFLDPTNGQIQSQVKDIVDPYQIGFSPNQKWFIANGLRLDRIDIYGYDGKNLKLAKRLPLPSMPSHMAFTADSSLAFISLQGSDELAAVDLATQKVKWTMPIGKQPAGVYMTPDNKYLLVGVMGSDYVAVVDWRTQKIVKKIKTGDGAHNFRPQGDNRHIFVSNRVSGTINVLDLNTLESVGSIAVPGGPDCMEITADGKTMWVTQRWVKKVSVVDLETRKVIKSIPVGRSPHGIYFSNRAPEL, encoded by the coding sequence ATGCCAGCTTTTGTTCGTCGTTCCATCGTCGCCGCCTGCGGTTTGCTGATCGCATTGTCCACATTTGCTGCCCCAGCTACTCCGGTAGCACCCGCCGCTTCGACCGCAGGCAATGTCGTGGTGGTGCTCAATTCCCGTGACGCAACCATCACCTTGCTGGATCAGTCAACTTATAAAGAAATCAATACCTTCCCGGTTGGCAAGGAGCCGCATCATCTGATGCCGACGCCTGATAACAAATCGCTGATCGTCGCTGCCGCCACCGGCAATTCGCTGTTGTTCCTGGATCCGACGAACGGCCAGATTCAAAGCCAGGTAAAAGATATTGTCGACCCATACCAGATCGGCTTCTCGCCAAACCAGAAGTGGTTCATCGCCAACGGCCTGCGGCTGGATCGGATCGACATCTATGGCTATGACGGCAAGAACTTGAAACTGGCCAAGCGCCTGCCGCTGCCATCGATGCCAAGCCATATGGCGTTTACCGCCGACAGTTCGCTGGCCTTCATCAGCCTGCAGGGCAGCGATGAGCTGGCAGCGGTCGACTTGGCCACGCAAAAGGTCAAGTGGACCATGCCGATCGGCAAGCAGCCGGCTGGCGTATACATGACGCCGGATAATAAATACTTGCTGGTGGGCGTGATGGGCAGCGATTATGTTGCGGTGGTCGACTGGCGCACCCAAAAAATCGTCAAGAAAATCAAGACCGGCGACGGCGCGCATAACTTCCGTCCACAAGGCGACAATCGCCACATATTTGTCTCGAACCGTGTCTCGGGTACGATCAACGTCCTCGATCTGAACACGCTGGAAAGCGTTGGCAGCATTGCTGTCCCCGGCGGTCCGGATTGTATGGAAATTACCGCCGACGGCAAGACCATGTGGGTTACGCAGCGCTGGGTCAAGAAGGTGTCGGTTGTCGACCTGGAAACCCGCAAGGTGATCAAGTCGATCCCGGTAGGCCGTTCGCCGCACGGCATCTACTTCAGCAACCGCGCTCCTGAGTTGTGA
- a CDS encoding competence/damage-inducible protein A, translating into MAIGLIIIGDEILSGRRIDKHFPKILEMLSARGLSLDWAEYVGDDPARITATLKRTFDSGDIVFCTGGIGATPDDHTRQCAAAALGVPLVLHPQAREKIRERIADTARDAGLAVDYDTPDNLHRLKMGEFPRGADIIPNPYNKIPGFSIRHQHGGGAHYFAPGFPVMAWPMFEWVLDTYYADRFHQNPQLEQSVLVFEAMESSLTPLMEAIEAEFPLVKVFSLPHVGDANTRRHIDLGVKGEPVQSAAAFKKMLAGLDQLKAEYRPA; encoded by the coding sequence ATGGCAATCGGACTCATCATCATCGGCGACGAAATCCTGTCAGGCAGGAGAATCGACAAACACTTCCCCAAAATCCTGGAAATGCTTTCGGCACGCGGCTTGAGCCTCGACTGGGCGGAATATGTCGGCGACGATCCGGCACGCATCACGGCAACGCTGAAGCGGACGTTTGATAGCGGCGATATCGTGTTTTGCACCGGTGGCATCGGCGCTACGCCGGACGACCATACCCGCCAGTGCGCGGCAGCCGCGCTTGGCGTGCCGCTGGTGCTGCATCCGCAGGCACGCGAGAAAATCCGTGAACGGATTGCCGATACTGCGCGCGATGCCGGGCTTGCTGTCGACTACGATACGCCGGACAACCTGCATCGGCTGAAGATGGGCGAGTTCCCGCGAGGCGCCGACATCATCCCGAATCCCTACAACAAGATCCCTGGCTTCTCGATTCGTCACCAACACGGAGGAGGAGCACATTATTTTGCGCCAGGCTTCCCGGTGATGGCCTGGCCCATGTTTGAGTGGGTGCTGGACACCTACTACGCCGACCGTTTCCATCAAAATCCGCAGCTGGAACAATCGGTGTTGGTGTTCGAAGCGATGGAATCGTCGTTGACGCCGTTGATGGAGGCGATCGAAGCGGAATTCCCTTTGGTAAAGGTGTTCAGCCTGCCGCATGTGGGCGATGCGAATACCCGGCGTCATATCGATCTTGGCGTCAAGGGCGAGCCGGTGCAAAGTGCTGCGGCATTCAAGAAAATGTTGGCCGGGCTGGATCAACTGAAGGCCGAGTACCGGCCCGCATAA
- a CDS encoding EI24 domain-containing protein: protein MRPVLVAFGRALLSQLHYRMLMLTFLPFFLSVLIWGLALWWGLQPLIDWLQKNYFAGNDGMGFSNYIPAWLGLGALKTVIVPWLALWALLPLMILTALLFVGAFALPATARHIGRRHFAELELRKGGSLLGSIWTSFSAFLLFCVLWLVTLPLWLIPPFAFLIPLVLWGWLTYRVFAYEALAAHADKEELRAILRIHRWPLLVIGVITGAMGAAPTVLWLGGALWLVVFPLLAAGSIWLYVLVFVFTGLWFEYYCLEALAKYRAAGQAAVIMAESKDKQVIHQLSDTSIPE, encoded by the coding sequence ATGCGCCCCGTACTGGTTGCCTTCGGCAGGGCTTTATTGTCGCAGTTGCATTACCGCATGCTGATGCTGACTTTCCTGCCATTTTTCCTGTCAGTCCTGATTTGGGGGCTGGCGCTGTGGTGGGGTTTGCAACCGTTGATCGACTGGCTGCAAAAAAATTACTTTGCCGGCAATGATGGCATGGGCTTTTCCAATTACATTCCGGCCTGGCTCGGCCTGGGTGCGCTCAAGACCGTCATCGTGCCTTGGCTGGCATTGTGGGCCTTGTTGCCGTTGATGATCCTCACTGCGCTGCTGTTCGTCGGCGCGTTTGCCTTGCCGGCAACGGCGCGCCATATTGGCCGTCGCCATTTTGCCGAGCTTGAGTTGCGCAAGGGTGGCTCGCTGCTGGGGAGCATCTGGACGTCGTTTTCCGCTTTCCTCTTGTTTTGCGTGCTATGGCTGGTGACGTTGCCGTTGTGGTTGATTCCACCGTTTGCCTTCCTGATTCCTCTGGTGTTATGGGGTTGGCTGACTTACCGGGTGTTTGCCTACGAAGCGTTGGCGGCCCATGCCGACAAGGAAGAACTGCGGGCGATCCTGCGGATTCACCGTTGGCCGCTGCTGGTGATCGGCGTCATTACCGGCGCCATGGGCGCGGCGCCGACTGTCTTGTGGCTGGGCGGGGCGTTGTGGCTGGTGGTTTTCCCGTTGCTGGCTGCCGGTTCAATCTGGTTATATGTGCTGGTGTTTGTGTTTACCGGTTTGTGGTTTGAATATTATTGCCTGGAAGCGTTGGCCAAGTATCGTGCGGCTGGCCAGGCCGCTGTCATCATGGCCGAAAGCAAGGACAAGCAGGTAATTCATCAACTGTCGGATACTTCGATTCCAGAATAG
- a CDS encoding phasin family protein, whose amino-acid sequence MSTVAEQFSAAAKANFESNLALFTDFTTKAFSGVEKLIDLNLSAAKASLEESNAATQKLFAAKDPQEFFSLSASLAQPNTEKAIAYGRHFASIASSTQAELTKAAEAQVAETKRKVIEFVDQASKNVPPGAEGAVAFVKSAIGSANAGYEQFAKSTKQAVETIESNVNSAVDQLSQAATKTATAARTKK is encoded by the coding sequence ATGTCTACCGTTGCAGAACAATTCTCGGCCGCCGCCAAAGCAAATTTCGAATCAAACCTGGCGCTGTTTACCGATTTCACTACCAAAGCGTTTTCCGGTGTGGAAAAACTGATCGACCTCAACCTGAGCGCTGCCAAGGCTTCGCTGGAAGAGTCGAACGCTGCCACCCAGAAGCTGTTTGCCGCCAAGGATCCACAAGAATTCTTTTCGCTGAGCGCGTCGCTGGCCCAGCCGAACACTGAAAAAGCCATCGCTTATGGCCGTCATTTCGCCAGTATCGCGTCCAGCACCCAAGCTGAACTGACCAAGGCTGCTGAAGCACAAGTTGCTGAAACCAAGCGCAAGGTCATCGAGTTCGTCGACCAGGCTTCGAAGAACGTACCTCCGGGCGCAGAAGGCGCAGTAGCTTTCGTGAAATCGGCAATCGGCAGCGCCAACGCCGGTTACGAGCAGTTCGCCAAGAGCACCAAGCAAGCCGTTGAAACCATCGAAAGCAATGTCAATAGCGCTGTCGATCAATTGTCGCAAGCTGCTACCAAGACTGCTACTGCAGCCCGCACCAAGAAGTAA
- a CDS encoding sterol desaturase family protein, translated as MIDTLVNWFAGTQAWLFQSVVQPLMFHAGFSEYLEDAFDGTEWFLIGVCELVLLFLVLRPLESMIPVHAITDRRARWIDFIYTVLYRLGAFSLLVFFLIDPLVAKVTELLHLEGINPFNLENLLPGLTDKPLVTFLLYLLVLDFCEYWYHRAQHGFGWLWGLHSLHHSQQNMNLWSDDRNHLLDGVIHDVTMALVALAIGVEPAQYVLLVSITRMLQSLQHANVRIHFGRLGDAIVVSPRFHRWHHAIGIGHESKGKGTLGGHNFGVLFSFWDSLFRTAHFAKTFERTGVRDQVATAGKPARDYGRGFWSQQWLGLKRMVEFSRKSAR; from the coding sequence ATGATCGATACCTTGGTAAATTGGTTCGCGGGCACCCAGGCATGGCTATTCCAGTCGGTGGTGCAACCGCTCATGTTCCATGCCGGTTTCAGCGAATACCTGGAAGATGCGTTTGACGGTACCGAGTGGTTCTTGATCGGCGTCTGCGAGCTGGTCCTGTTGTTCCTCGTTCTGCGGCCGCTGGAGAGCATGATTCCGGTGCACGCGATCACCGATCGTCGCGCGCGCTGGATCGATTTCATCTATACCGTGCTGTATCGGCTTGGCGCATTCTCGTTGTTGGTGTTTTTCCTGATCGATCCGCTGGTGGCAAAAGTCACCGAGTTGTTACATCTGGAGGGAATCAATCCATTCAACCTGGAAAACCTGCTGCCGGGTCTTACCGACAAGCCGCTGGTGACTTTCCTGTTGTACCTGCTGGTGCTGGATTTCTGCGAGTACTGGTACCACCGCGCGCAGCATGGCTTCGGCTGGTTGTGGGGTTTGCATAGCTTGCACCATAGCCAGCAGAACATGAATTTGTGGAGCGATGATCGCAACCACTTGCTGGACGGCGTGATCCACGATGTCACGATGGCGCTGGTGGCGCTGGCAATCGGCGTTGAGCCGGCGCAATATGTGCTGCTGGTGTCGATCACGCGCATGTTGCAAAGTCTGCAGCATGCTAATGTACGGATACATTTCGGCCGGCTGGGCGACGCCATCGTGGTGTCGCCGCGGTTTCATCGCTGGCACCATGCGATCGGCATCGGCCATGAGAGCAAAGGAAAGGGCACCTTGGGCGGACATAATTTCGGCGTGTTGTTTTCATTCTGGGACAGTTTGTTCCGCACAGCCCATTTCGCCAAGACCTTCGAGCGTACCGGCGTGCGCGACCAGGTTGCTACGGCCGGCAAGCCCGCCCGCGATTACGGCCGGGGCTTTTGGTCGCAGCAGTGGCTGGGGCTGAAGCGCATGGTCGAATTTTCCAGAAAGTCGGCCCGCTGA
- a CDS encoding FKBP-type peptidyl-prolyl cis-trans isomerase gives MSTITTVSGLQYEDVSVGDGAEAKAGNHVTVHYTGWLQNPDGSAGKKFDSSKDRGDPFEFPLGAGHVIKGWDEGVQGMKIGGIRKLTIPAALGYGPRGAGGVIPPNATLIFEVELLGV, from the coding sequence ATGTCGACCATTACTACCGTTTCAGGCCTGCAATATGAAGATGTCAGCGTCGGTGACGGTGCTGAAGCCAAAGCAGGCAATCATGTGACCGTGCACTACACCGGCTGGTTGCAAAACCCAGACGGCAGCGCCGGCAAGAAATTCGATTCCAGCAAGGATCGCGGCGACCCGTTCGAATTCCCGCTGGGTGCCGGCCATGTCATCAAAGGCTGGGATGAAGGCGTGCAAGGCATGAAAATCGGCGGCATCCGCAAGCTGACCATCCCTGCGGCGCTTGGCTATGGCCCACGCGGCGCCGGTGGCGTGATCCCGCCGAACGCAACACTGATTTTTGAAGTTGAACTGCTGGGCGTATAA